The following are from one region of the Paenibacillus sabinae T27 genome:
- a CDS encoding glycosyltransferase, protein MRILQVAPNHETVPPHRDGGTERVIYELSKGLADKGHEVILFAPSESHIPGTVIPYPFWGDDSIGSYVMENLPPNIDIIHDHTFDSAISRVGVNAPLVHTIHLPVFNSVHFPIYVSKSARETIGGGYGFDVHNGIVPEEFEFSYEKEDYLLFMGRVVREKGILEAMNLAEMTGQRLIIAGPLHDEELFYSEISPRLKRNSLLQFVGPVGGRIRQDLLKNAKCLLFPIQWAEPFGLVLVEAMACGTPVLALAKGAVPEILGPFPEMMCDSVKEMAEKLYYYQAPYRPDQLRYHVEEQFSVSQMVEGYLALYQLAISEYGG, encoded by the coding sequence ATGAGAATTCTGCAAGTCGCGCCAAATCATGAAACAGTCCCTCCCCATAGGGATGGCGGAACCGAACGCGTCATCTATGAGCTTTCCAAAGGGTTAGCCGACAAGGGGCATGAGGTTATTCTCTTTGCTCCATCTGAAAGTCATATACCGGGAACAGTCATTCCCTATCCATTTTGGGGAGATGATTCCATCGGATCTTATGTCATGGAAAATCTTCCGCCAAACATTGACATCATCCATGACCATACCTTTGATTCTGCGATCAGCCGTGTTGGGGTGAATGCTCCGTTGGTGCATACCATTCATCTGCCGGTCTTCAACTCGGTTCATTTTCCAATATATGTAAGCAAAAGCGCCAGAGAAACGATAGGTGGCGGATACGGATTTGATGTTCACAACGGCATTGTTCCTGAAGAATTTGAGTTCAGCTATGAAAAAGAAGATTATCTTCTCTTTATGGGCAGAGTGGTCCGGGAAAAAGGCATACTCGAAGCGATGAACCTTGCGGAAATGACCGGACAGCGGCTGATTATCGCGGGACCGCTCCACGATGAAGAGCTGTTTTACAGTGAGATTTCTCCACGGTTGAAACGAAATTCCCTGCTCCAGTTTGTCGGCCCGGTCGGCGGGAGAATCCGCCAGGATTTGTTAAAGAACGCCAAATGTCTTCTTTTTCCCATCCAGTGGGCGGAACCGTTCGGGCTTGTACTGGTTGAAGCGATGGCCTGCGGAACTCCTGTACTTGCTCTGGCGAAGGGTGCCGTTCCCGAAATACTGGGGCCGTTCCCCGAAATGATGTGTGACTCCGTCAAAGAAATGGCAGAAAAACTATATTATTATCAAGCCCCTTATCGCCCCGATCAATTAAGATACCATGTCGAAGAACAATTTTCGGTATCCCAAATGGTTGAAGGCTATCTTGCACTGTATCAATTAGCCATTTCCGAGTACGGGGGATAA
- a CDS encoding glycosyltransferase — protein sequence MYEGSTLQFDGNSWIKFQRTCEISNNFTYEFWVKAEEEQILDEERNTGTDGLSGRKFLVGPDFHPVGAAGCGISVGTNGISVFEHCVNHLPARLVFAHDFSEWQHVAIVCDNKRLRLYINGIGVKGERLSTNVERIFPSLCLGGHMYGTFKGQVREFRLWSAVRSVEEIRAYMYSKLEGEEDGLYFYRDPSRSIAVIGGIKRTYAASVVMPSYNRCPLNYFSLLSLERQQFPLQQLEVIFLDDGSTDPTPVVYYSVYPDYTFIYVQQLKSRGRSRIRNIGTSIAVGHTLLFVDAEMICGPDFIMNHVGYHQSGENKVVSGAMRSRLLYTMTGPGYSDGQKAAISSLYSGHPIAEPIVERLMQGDETPVQLLPFEMMFDPEHLKRWSNQNGFFENILQTYGSRFKLFHYAWVNLITNNVSMTKRFYDELGGFEENFEGFGWEDWELGYRAARKGAIFIHDDSLVNYHQEHPVSSNNHIDARWNFIKICEKYPQEMEIKLFVLTMVPDFATLPGLNDYLSDYNNIRAIYKNRFKSLHHYLNQTLDLMISSLRSNNSVALPLARPASWYEEEKAVNEDITAVKEMGVFPKLVELYERVSKYYY from the coding sequence ATGTATGAAGGAAGCACCTTGCAGTTTGACGGCAACAGCTGGATTAAGTTTCAGCGAACCTGTGAGATCAGCAATAACTTTACTTATGAATTTTGGGTAAAGGCGGAAGAGGAACAAATTCTGGACGAAGAACGGAATACAGGGACGGACGGGCTAAGCGGAAGAAAATTTTTGGTGGGGCCGGATTTCCACCCGGTAGGCGCTGCGGGCTGCGGAATCTCGGTGGGTACGAACGGAATTTCAGTGTTCGAGCATTGCGTCAATCATCTTCCCGCAAGGCTCGTCTTCGCGCATGATTTCTCGGAATGGCAGCATGTCGCCATCGTCTGTGACAACAAGAGGCTGCGGCTGTATATTAACGGAATCGGGGTAAAGGGAGAACGTCTGTCTACCAATGTTGAACGGATTTTCCCCTCTCTCTGCCTCGGAGGACATATGTATGGCACTTTCAAAGGTCAGGTCCGCGAATTTCGCCTATGGTCGGCGGTCCGGAGCGTGGAAGAGATTCGGGCTTACATGTATTCTAAGCTGGAGGGAGAAGAGGACGGCCTCTATTTCTACCGTGATCCAAGCAGAAGTATTGCGGTTATCGGGGGGATCAAAAGAACTTATGCAGCGAGCGTGGTTATGCCCTCCTATAACCGCTGCCCTTTGAACTATTTTTCCCTGCTGAGTCTGGAGCGGCAGCAATTCCCGCTTCAGCAGCTGGAGGTTATCTTTCTGGATGACGGCTCTACCGATCCTACGCCTGTCGTTTACTATTCGGTGTATCCGGATTACACATTCATTTATGTGCAGCAGCTGAAGAGCAGAGGAAGATCCAGGATCCGGAACATCGGCACAAGCATTGCCGTAGGGCATACCCTGCTCTTTGTGGATGCCGAGATGATATGCGGACCGGATTTTATCATGAACCATGTGGGCTACCATCAAAGCGGAGAAAACAAGGTTGTATCCGGGGCCATGCGTTCAAGACTCCTGTATACGATGACCGGTCCCGGCTACTCTGACGGACAGAAGGCGGCAATAAGCTCATTGTATTCCGGTCACCCGATCGCTGAGCCAATCGTTGAGAGGCTGATGCAGGGAGACGAGACGCCGGTACAACTGCTCCCCTTCGAAATGATGTTTGATCCCGAGCATCTTAAACGGTGGAGCAACCAGAACGGATTCTTCGAGAACATCCTGCAAACCTATGGCAGCAGATTTAAACTGTTTCACTACGCTTGGGTGAATCTGATCACGAATAATGTCTCAATGACCAAACGTTTCTATGATGAGCTTGGCGGATTCGAGGAAAATTTCGAGGGATTCGGCTGGGAGGACTGGGAGCTCGGTTACCGTGCCGCCCGAAAGGGAGCGATATTTATCCATGATGACTCTCTGGTTAACTACCACCAAGAGCATCCGGTTTCTTCAAATAACCATATCGATGCCCGCTGGAATTTCATTAAAATTTGTGAAAAGTATCCTCAGGAGATGGAGATCAAATTATTCGTTCTCACCATGGTGCCTGACTTTGCGACCCTGCCTGGCCTCAACGATTATTTGTCGGATTACAACAATATCCGGGCGATATACAAGAACCGGTTCAAGTCCTTGCATCATTACCTGAACCAGACGCTGGACCTTATGATCTCAAGCCTCCGGTCCAATAACTCAGTCGCGCTGCCCCTTGCCCGTCCGGCATCCTGGTATGAAGAAGAGAAAGCGGTCAACGAAGATATCACCGCGGTCAAAGAGATGGGCGTATTTCCAAAGCTGGTAGAGCTGTATGAGCGAGTATCCAAATACTATTATTGA
- a CDS encoding LTA synthase family protein yields MNEKNKGAAVGFYTVSALLVLKLLLLRLLFFDRIAWEWVLADAAPVLLMMGILAVAVPSRAKNAVFWIFNGLLSLLLFAASVYFNHFGSVPTYLALYELNQVFQIRDSVESTIQPADYLFFADFAGYAIYRLFRRWKPAPRDMRSASSPPKHRGAFLAVLFVSIIGGASLSAYSIHAASGITNELVQAENAGFLNYEVVAAIRERRNNELHGIGNIRDTIAKAEALESSYHYGGTPSGTPSAKFFGSMKGKNVIVVQMEAFQNFPLHQSLNGQELTPNLNKLADEGFYFPRIFQQIGPGNTSDAEFMSNTSIYPIGSLAMSTGFGDRTLPSLPRVLEKKGYESYTFHVNKVGFWNRKELYAALGFSGYYDKPYYKNDHFNAFGASDEQLYLTGVQKLAELKRKGTPFYAQFVTASSHHPFQIPDSFKKISVPDNLQGTMLSDYLTAINYTDYAIGTLIDELKQSGLWDSTVLVFYGDHFGLQPQDVPPEQVEGALGIKYDNRISRFNIPLIIHMPGSERGKTIERTGGQLDIMPTLANLLGISLKNEGVTPFGHDLLNIQHNVAGMRYYLPSGSFFNDDILFVPGKSFQDGEAVSLKTLQRIADFAKYERDYKYILQWMSLSDEYVKLLPRR; encoded by the coding sequence ATGAACGAAAAAAATAAAGGAGCCGCCGTCGGATTCTATACCGTGTCCGCGCTGCTCGTGTTGAAGCTGCTTCTGCTGCGGCTGCTGTTCTTCGACCGGATCGCCTGGGAGTGGGTGCTGGCGGATGCCGCGCCGGTACTGCTGATGATGGGAATTCTGGCTGTTGCCGTGCCTTCCAGGGCGAAGAACGCCGTATTCTGGATATTCAATGGCTTGCTGTCGCTGCTGCTGTTCGCCGCAAGCGTCTATTTCAATCATTTCGGCTCGGTCCCGACTTATCTGGCTCTATATGAGCTGAATCAGGTGTTCCAGATCAGGGACAGCGTGGAGTCGACGATTCAGCCTGCCGATTATTTGTTCTTTGCGGACTTTGCTGGATATGCGATATACCGCTTGTTCCGCCGTTGGAAGCCGGCTCCGAGGGACATGCGCTCGGCATCCTCGCCTCCGAAGCATCGGGGCGCCTTTCTGGCCGTGCTGTTCGTCTCCATCATCGGGGGCGCTTCGCTGTCCGCCTATTCGATTCATGCCGCTTCGGGGATTACGAACGAGCTGGTGCAGGCGGAAAACGCGGGCTTCCTGAACTACGAGGTCGTAGCCGCAATTCGGGAGCGCCGGAACAATGAATTGCACGGCATTGGCAACATCAGGGATACAATCGCGAAGGCGGAGGCGCTGGAGTCCTCCTATCACTATGGAGGAACGCCTTCCGGCACGCCGTCCGCGAAATTTTTCGGTTCCATGAAAGGCAAGAATGTCATCGTCGTGCAGATGGAAGCTTTTCAGAACTTCCCGCTGCATCAGTCGCTGAACGGGCAGGAGCTGACGCCGAATCTGAACAAGCTGGCAGACGAAGGGTTTTATTTTCCTCGCATCTTTCAGCAGATTGGTCCGGGCAACACCTCGGATGCCGAATTTATGAGCAATACGTCGATCTATCCGATCGGCTCGCTGGCCATGTCCACGGGTTTCGGGGACCGGACGCTGCCAAGCCTGCCGCGCGTACTGGAGAAGAAAGGGTATGAATCCTATACGTTTCACGTGAACAAAGTGGGCTTCTGGAACCGCAAGGAGCTGTACGCGGCGCTCGGATTCAGCGGTTATTATGACAAGCCTTACTATAAAAACGACCATTTTAACGCCTTTGGCGCTTCGGATGAGCAGTTGTACCTTACGGGCGTGCAGAAGCTGGCTGAGCTGAAGAGGAAGGGGACGCCTTTTTACGCCCAGTTCGTGACGGCCTCCAGCCATCACCCTTTTCAAATTCCCGATTCGTTCAAAAAAATTAGTGTACCGGACAATCTCCAAGGCACCATGCTCAGCGATTATCTGACTGCGATTAACTATACAGACTATGCTATCGGTACCTTGATTGACGAGCTGAAGCAAAGCGGGCTGTGGGACAGCACGGTGCTGGTCTTTTACGGGGACCATTTCGGCCTTCAGCCGCAGGACGTTCCGCCGGAGCAGGTGGAGGGCGCGCTGGGTATCAAATACGACAACCGGATCAGCAGGTTCAATATTCCGCTTATTATTCACATGCCCGGCTCGGAGCGGGGGAAGACCATTGAACGGACGGGCGGACAGTTGGACATCATGCCGACCCTGGCCAATCTGCTGGGGATATCGCTGAAAAACGAAGGGGTCACGCCGTTTGGACACGATCTGCTGAACATACAGCATAATGTGGCGGGAATGAGATACTATCTGCCTTCGGGGTCTTTTTTCAACGACGATATTCTGTTCGTTCCGGGCAAAAGCTTTCAGGACGGCGAGGCCGTCTCGCTGAAGACGCTGCAAAGGATCGCCGATTTTGCCAAGTATGAGCGGGATTACAAGTATATTTTGCAATGGATGAGCCTGTCGGACGAATATGTGAAGCTGCTGCCGAGACGTTAG